A stretch of Onychomys torridus chromosome 2, mOncTor1.1, whole genome shotgun sequence DNA encodes these proteins:
- the Gabrr1 gene encoding gamma-aminobutyric acid receptor subunit rho-1 isoform X3 has product MRPGFGGPAIPVGVDVQVESLDSISEVDMDFTMTLYLRHYWKDERLSFPSTNNLSMTFDGRLVKKIWVPDMFFVHSKRSFIHDTTTDNVMLRVQPDGKVLYSLRVTVTAMCNMDFSRFPLDTQTCSLEIESYAYTEDDLMLYWKKGNDSLKTDERISLSQFLIQEFHTTTKLAFYSSTGWYNRLYINFTLRRHIFFFLLQTYFPATLMVMLSWVSFWIDRRAVPARVPLGITTVLTMSTIITGVNASMPRVSYIKAVDIYLWVSFVFVFLSVLEYAAVNYLTTVQERKERKFREKISCTCGLPQPRAVMLDGSYSDGEVNDLGGYMPENGEKPDRMMVQLTLASERGSPQRKSQRGNYVSMRINTHAIDKYSRIIFPAAYILFNLIYWSIFS; this is encoded by the exons ATGAGGCCCGGCTTCGGAG GTCCGGCCATTCCCGTGGGTGTGGATGTGCAGGTGGAGAGCCTGGACAGCATCTCAGAGGTCGACATG GACTTCACCATGACCCTCTATCTGAGGCATTACTGGAAGGATGAGCGGCTGTCTTTCCCGAGCACGAACAATCTCAGCATGACCTTTGATGGCCGGCTGGTAAAGAAGATCTGGGTCCCCGACATGTTCTTTGTGCACTCCAAACGCTCCTTCATCCACGACACCACGACAGACAACGTCATGCTGCGGGTCCAGCCCGATGGGAAAGTGCTGTACAGTCTcag AGTCACAGTGACGGCCATGTGCAACATGGACTTCAGCAGGTTCCCCCTGGACACGCAGACCTGCTCCCTGGAGATTGAAAGCT ATGCCTACACAGAAGATGACCTCATGCTATACTGGAAAAAAGGCAATGACTCCCTAAAGACGGATGAGAGGATCTCCCTCTCCCAGTTCCTCATTCAAGAATTCCACACCACTACAAAACTAGCCTTCTACAGCAGTACAG GCTGGTACAACCGTCTGTACATCAACTTCACTTTACGTCGTcacatcttcttcttcttgctcCAAACCTACTTTCCTGCCACCCTCATGGTCATGCTGTCCTGGGTGTCCTTCTGGATCGACCGCAGAGCTGTGCCTGCCAGAGTCCCCTTAG GCATCACCACGGTGCTGACCATGTCCACCATCATCACAGGCGTGAACGCCTCCATGCCCCGCGTGTCCTACATCAAAGCCGTGGACATCTACCTCTGGGTCAGCTTCGTGTTTGTGTTCCTCTCGGTGCTGGAGTATGCAGCTGTCAACTACCTGACCACAGTGCAGGAGCGGAAGGAACGGAAGTTTCGAGAGAAG ATCTCCTGCACCTGCGGACTGCCCCAGCCCCGAGCAGTGATGCTGGACGGCAGCTACAGTGACGGGGAGGTGAATGACCTGGGTGGCTACATGCCTGAGAATGGAGAGAAGCCTGACAGGATGATGGTGCAGCTGACCCTGGCCTCCGAGAGGGGCTCTCCCCAGAGGAAaagccagagaggcaactacGTGAGCATGAGGATCAACACGCATGCCATTGATAAATACTCCAGGATCATTTTCCCAGCCGCTTACATCTTATTCAATCTGATATACTGGTCAATTTTCTCTTAG